The following proteins come from a genomic window of Anaerolineae bacterium:
- the rfaE1 gene encoding D-glycero-beta-D-manno-heptose-7-phosphate kinase, translating into MTFDISKFERCNILVVGDLMVDEYLWGNVDRISPEAPVQVVSVKEENYTLGGSGNVVNNLIALGAKVSLAGVIGSDRYGHLLLATLNELGINTDGVVEEPERLTTRKTRIISGNQQVLRIDRETKKDISGQTLDLILNYIESVISDVDLVLISDYGKGLITKSLLSSLTAVVKKHKKISVADPKGRDFLKYSGVSLLTPNKKEAALASGIEIIDESTLIKAGNRILETVKIEKLLITCGKDGMVLFEHNKKPYYISAQARQVFDVSGAGDTVIAVLGLVVASGASFAKAATIANTAAGIVVSKVGTSTVSKNELLSALTPGCDYASTKHISFSELPAVVQKLKADNKKIVLTNGCFDLLHSGHIMLLAASKKLGDVLVVAIDDDESVASIKGHGRPIISEKERISILVALNSVDYVVVFSSKQLNKIIEIIRPDILTKGGNYMFEDVTGREIVERFGGRVVLIPVIKNISSSSIINNIRNSDIEPQKLTLTR; encoded by the coding sequence ATGACTTTTGATATTTCAAAATTTGAAAGATGTAACATCCTCGTTGTCGGAGATTTAATGGTCGATGAATACTTGTGGGGTAATGTCGACCGGATATCTCCGGAAGCGCCGGTCCAGGTTGTTTCGGTTAAAGAAGAGAACTATACTCTGGGTGGATCCGGAAACGTCGTAAACAACCTTATAGCGCTTGGAGCAAAGGTTTCACTGGCAGGAGTAATAGGTTCAGACAGATATGGACATCTTTTGCTCGCAACATTAAACGAACTCGGCATTAATACCGACGGGGTTGTCGAGGAACCGGAAAGGCTCACGACCAGAAAAACCAGAATTATTTCCGGCAACCAGCAGGTCCTTAGAATCGACAGGGAAACAAAAAAAGACATATCCGGACAAACCCTTGATCTTATATTAAATTATATTGAGAGTGTAATATCTGATGTGGATCTGGTATTAATTTCCGATTACGGCAAGGGGTTAATTACGAAGTCTTTGCTTAGCTCGCTGACAGCTGTTGTAAAAAAACACAAAAAGATATCTGTAGCCGATCCAAAAGGGCGTGATTTTTTAAAATATTCAGGTGTTTCTTTACTTACTCCGAACAAAAAGGAGGCAGCCCTTGCCTCTGGAATAGAGATTATCGACGAATCAACCTTAATTAAAGCCGGAAACAGGATTCTTGAAACTGTAAAGATAGAAAAGCTTCTTATTACATGTGGCAAGGACGGAATGGTTTTATTTGAGCATAATAAAAAACCTTATTATATCTCTGCTCAGGCAAGGCAGGTCTTCGATGTGTCAGGAGCCGGAGATACTGTAATCGCCGTCTTAGGACTTGTAGTCGCTTCAGGAGCCTCTTTTGCAAAAGCTGCAACCATTGCTAATACAGCAGCAGGTATTGTGGTAAGCAAGGTTGGAACGTCGACTGTGTCAAAAAACGAACTTTTATCGGCCTTGACACCTGGTTGTGACTATGCCTCAACCAAACATATATCTTTTTCAGAACTTCCGGCTGTTGTGCAGAAGCTTAAGGCCGACAATAAAAAAATTGTTCTTACAAACGGTTGTTTTGATCTTTTGCATTCAGGTCATATTATGCTTCTTGCCGCCTCAAAGAAGCTTGGAGATGTGCTTGTTGTCGCTATTGATGATGATGAGTCTGTAGCCAGCATTAAGGGGCACGGAAGACCGATAATCAGCGAAAAGGAGCGTATAAGCATCTTGGTCGCGTTAAATTCCGTTGATTATGTTGTGGTTTTTTCTTCAAAACAACTTAATAAAATAATTGAAATTATTCGTCCAGACATACTCACAAAGGGCGGCAATTATATGTTTGAAGATGTTACAGGAAGAGAGATTGTTGAGAGGTTCGGCGGAAGGGTAGTGCTTATTCCTGTTATAAAAAATATCTCGTCAAGCAGTATCATAAATAATATTAGAAATTCTGATATTGAACCGCAAAAACTAACTCTAACCAGGTAG
- a CDS encoding DUF167 domain-containing protein, whose product MLFINKSNKGIVFKVFVQPKSSKNMIAGIYGDAIKIKLTAPPVNGAANKMCIKYLANILKIPQAKFEIISGHTSRTKHLLIKYNDNKYSETEFEYLTGLIKALL is encoded by the coding sequence ATGTTATTTATCAATAAAAGCAATAAAGGCATCGTGTTTAAAGTGTTTGTTCAACCAAAATCTTCAAAAAACATGATAGCAGGTATTTATGGCGATGCGATTAAAATTAAACTTACAGCTCCTCCTGTAAATGGGGCTGCAAACAAAATGTGCATAAAATATCTGGCGAATATTCTAAAAATTCCACAAGCAAAATTTGAAATAATATCAGGACATACAAGTCGTACAAAACATCTTCTTATTAAATATAATGACAATAAATATTCAGAAACCGAGTTTGAATATTTAACAGGTTTAATTAAAGCATTGTTATAA